A stretch of DNA from Methylobacterium sp. CB376:
GCGACGCCGGAGACGCTGCTGCAGATGCGCGACCGGCTGCCGCCGGACGCGATCTGGTCGGCCTTCGGGATCTCGCGGGCGGAGTTTCCGATCCTGGCGCTCGCCGCCACGGCCGGCGGCCACGTGCGGGTCGGGCTGGAGGACAATCTCTACCTCTCGCGCGGCCAGCTGGCCCCGAGCAACGCCGCCCTCGTCGAGAAGGCGGTGGCGCTCCTGGCCCTGCTCGATCGCGCTCCGGCGACCCCGGACGAGGCCCGCGCGCTGCTCGGCCTCCCGTCCCGCGAGGCGCCCGCGGACCGGGGCCGGGCGGGAGGCGGCTGAGCACCCCCGGGAGGCCGGTCCGGCCGCACGGTCCGGCGATTCGCCTGCCGGACCGGTCGCCGGAGGCGTCATGCGGATGTCGGCTTCGCTCACGCGCGGCGCGGGCTCGTGATCCGCGGTCCGGACGTGATCGTCCGGACCGCGGATCACTCCTCGACGACCGCGTCCTTGCCGCCGCCCATCGCCTCGACCAGCGAGACGACTCGCCGGCGCAGGAGCGGATCGTTCACGCGCTGGAAGGCGCGGACGAGCTGGAGGTCCTGACTCGTCCAGAACAGGTCGACGCTCGGGGCGCGCGCCGCGTCGCCGCGCTCCTCGTCGTGGCCGTTCTCGCTGCGCGGCGCGCCCTCGTAGAAAAATCCCACGGGCACGCCGAGCATTTCGGCGATCTGCTGCAGCCGGCTCGCACTGATGCGGTTGGCGCCCTTCTCGTACTTCTGGATCTGCTGGAAGGTGACGCCGAGCGCATCCCCCAGCTTCTCCTGACTTACCCCCATGAGAAGCCGCCGCACCCGCACCCGGTGGCCAACATGACGATCGATCGGATCCGGTGCTTTCTTCAAGTCCTGCTCCACACCCCGCACGGTGGCCTTACGGGCGTGCGCTCCCGATTCGGGCGCCCGCGGCCAGCAGGACCGACCCTAGAAGCAATGCGACGAAAAACAAATCGCCAAAACGTGCGTAGATCGTACTTTCCCCTAGGTCGCGCGG
This window harbors:
- a CDS encoding helix-turn-helix domain-containing protein gives rise to the protein MKKAPDPIDRHVGHRVRVRRLLMGVSQEKLGDALGVTFQQIQKYEKGANRISASRLQQIAEMLGVPVGFFYEGAPRSENGHDEERGDAARAPSVDLFWTSQDLQLVRAFQRVNDPLLRRRVVSLVEAMGGGKDAVVEE